The nucleotide window TGCGTCGCGATCGGTCCGAGACAGTTGAGGTGAGAATTGCCCGCATTGCGGATATCGCGGAATCAGTCGGCCGGTCCGACCTGCTCGAAAATGAGCTTGGCCCGACGGATGTGCTCGACGTCGGCCCGCTGATCAGTCGTGTGGCGTCGGCCGCACCCTTGGAACAAATCTGGCCGGCCGTAGAGCCTGCTTTGGGCATGGCCGGCATTGTCATCCGCTTGCGTAGCGGCGACGCTCCCATTGGCGAAGCGCCGATCCGCACCGATCGCCGGTGCATGATCCGGTCTTCCACCGGCGCAGTGCTCGGCCATCTCGAACTGCCGATCGACACGCCCCGGCCGACTTCCGAGCAGCGGCGTCGCATCCGCAGTGTTTGCCAACTGCTGGCGATTGCCGTCGAACGCGAGAGCACATCGACCGCGCCGAAGCCGACCGAGACATGCGACCCACTCACGGGACTACCGAGCCGTCGAGTCATCAACAAAGCGATCCGCGCGGCCGAAGAGCGGACACGCGAGGCCGTCGGTCGCCGTGACGACGCGATCGCGGTGATGGTGCTCAACATCGATGGTTTCAGCCTGATCAACGATGCGCATGGTCACGAGGTCGGCGACGCATTGCTCGCCGAAGCAGCCGACCGGATGCGTCGCACGCTTCGCGGGGCCGATTCGATCTTCCGCCTGAGCGGGGATCAGTTCGTTCTGGTCTGCACCAAGATCAAGGGCCAGCACGACGCCGAGGTGGTCGCGGAGCGATTAATGGAAGTGCTGGCCGAGCCGTTCGATCTGGACGGTGAGAAGAAAGGCGTTCGGCATCGCGTGAGTGCGGTGACGGCGAGCATCGGCATCGCACTGACCGACAACAAGCCGGCCCGGCCGACCCAGCTTCGTCGCGAGGCCGACGTCGCGTTGCGTCGGGCCAAGTCCAGCGGCCGAAACACCTATTCCATATACGATACCGCCACCGGTGCCGCCGCCTTGGATCAGCTCAAACTCGAGTCGGAGCTGCGCTGTGCGTTCGAGTCGACGTGGACTTTCTTCCAAGCCGGGTGCGCGTCGGAAGACGCGCCGTTCGGCCGGTTCGAGTTGCACTGGCAGCC belongs to Planctomycetota bacterium and includes:
- a CDS encoding bifunctional diguanylate cyclase/phosphodiesterase, with the protein product MRIARIADIAESVGRSDLLENELGPTDVLDVGPLISRVASAAPLEQIWPAVEPALGMAGIVIRLRSGDAPIGEAPIRTDRRCMIRSSTGAVLGHLELPIDTPRPTSEQRRRIRSVCQLLAIAVERESTSTAPKPTETCDPLTGLPSRRVINKAIRAAEERTREAVGRRDDAIAVMVLNIDGFSLINDAHGHEVGDALLAEAADRMRRTLRGADSIFRLSGDQFVLVCTKIKGQHDAEVVAERLMEVLAEPFDLDGEKKGVRHRVSAVTASIGIALTDNKPARPTQLRREADVALRRAKSSGRNTYSIYDTATGAAALDQLKLESELRCAFESTWTFFQAGCASEDAPFGRFELHWQPQVNSAGVPIGFEALARWPHPTRKMVPPMQFIPAAEKCGQIVAFGRWALQTACRQGGLWYRAGLRGPNDQPLRIAVNVSALEFARADLLEHVCQSLEESDLPPDALELELTESVLMNDTAVAVDKLHGLQDAGIRIAIDDFGTGYSSLAYLHQMPLNTLKIDRTFVMEIDDQTVDEARNEKSKTAVLRSVCSLGHTLGLELVAEGVETAFQRDFCTGLGAQVLQGYHFSKPLPPLQVEQYLADTLLMRSAA